A single window of Oncorhynchus clarkii lewisi isolate Uvic-CL-2024 chromosome 10, UVic_Ocla_1.0, whole genome shotgun sequence DNA harbors:
- the LOC139418642 gene encoding immunoglobulin superfamily member 11 isoform X1 — protein MGCVGGWLLQAVCLLSTLLDYGAVRVTMRHSNLEVVQGDSVTLPCSFFTMSPLSRLNIIWTLAPFSDPDSPTQVIVFDHGQVIENPSLTGRVGFLGIPWSADIILNNTRISDAGTYRCMVSNPPETGDPGIGELALNVLAPPSLPLCLWDGVTDTGGSVALSCMVAEGVPTPEMRWDKLEPEEISLPINMDGDLSGSVQIVNISSQNSGLYRCSVTNLLGTQNCYVNLSIYSPPASSPGILQGVLLTLSMALVLLALLVLVLWLHRSGQKRKWTEGKEEECYNEIRYTPSLIKRSFV, from the exons ATGGGCTGCGTTGGAGGGTGGCTGCTCCAGGCTGTGTGTCTGCTGTCTACCCTTCTGGATTATG GTGCAGTGAGGGTAACCATGAGACACTCCAATCTGGAGGTGGTTCAGGGGGACTCGGTGACCCTGCCCTGCTCCTTCTTCACCATGAGTCCCCTGTCCAGACTCAACATCATCTGGACCCTGGCACCCTTCTCTGACCCAGACTCCCCCACACAG GTGATAGTGTTTGATCATGGCCAGGTGATCGAGAACCCCTCCCTGACAGGCAGGGTGGGTTTCCTAGGCATCCCCTGGAGTGCTGACatcatcctcaacaacacacgcATCTCAGATGCTGGCACCTACCGCTGCATGGTGAGCAACCCCCCAGAGACTGGAGACCCTGGTATAGGGGAACTGGCCCTTAACGTCCTGG CACCACCCTCGCTGCCCCTGTGTCTGTGGGATGGGGTCACAGATACAGGGGGGAGCGTTGCCCTGTCCTGCATGGTGGCTGAGGGGGTGCCCACTCCCGAGATGCGGTGGGATAAATTGGAACCAGAGGAAATCTCACTACCCATCAACATGGACG GGGACCTATCAGGCTCTGTCCAGATAGTCAACATCTCGTCCCAGAACTCTGGGCTGTACCGCTGCTCCGTCACCAACCTCCTGGGGACCCAGAACTGTTACGTCAACCTGTCTATCTACAGCC CTCCAGCCAGCTCCCCAGGGATCCTCCAGGGGGTGTTGTTGACCCTGTCCATGGCCCTGGTGCTGCTGGCCCTGCTGGTGCTGGTACTGTGGCTTCATCGCTCTGGCCAGAAGAGGAAGTGGACGGAGGGTAAGGAAGAGGAGTGTTATAACGAGATAAGGTACACTCCTTCTCTGATCAAACGCTCCTTTGTTTGA
- the LOC139418642 gene encoding immunoglobulin superfamily member 11 isoform X2 encodes MGCVGGWLLQAVCLLSTLLDYGAVRVTMRHSNLEVVQGDSVTLPCSFFTMSPLSRLNIIWTLAPFSDPDSPTQVIVFDHGQVIENPSLTGRVGFLGIPWSADIILNNTRISDAGTYRCMVSNPPETGDPGIGELALNVLAPPSLPLCLWDGVTDTGGSVALSCMVAEGVPTPEMRWDKLEPEEISLPINMDGSVQIVNISSQNSGLYRCSVTNLLGTQNCYVNLSIYSPPASSPGILQGVLLTLSMALVLLALLVLVLWLHRSGQKRKWTEGKEEECYNEIRYTPSLIKRSFV; translated from the exons ATGGGCTGCGTTGGAGGGTGGCTGCTCCAGGCTGTGTGTCTGCTGTCTACCCTTCTGGATTATG GTGCAGTGAGGGTAACCATGAGACACTCCAATCTGGAGGTGGTTCAGGGGGACTCGGTGACCCTGCCCTGCTCCTTCTTCACCATGAGTCCCCTGTCCAGACTCAACATCATCTGGACCCTGGCACCCTTCTCTGACCCAGACTCCCCCACACAG GTGATAGTGTTTGATCATGGCCAGGTGATCGAGAACCCCTCCCTGACAGGCAGGGTGGGTTTCCTAGGCATCCCCTGGAGTGCTGACatcatcctcaacaacacacgcATCTCAGATGCTGGCACCTACCGCTGCATGGTGAGCAACCCCCCAGAGACTGGAGACCCTGGTATAGGGGAACTGGCCCTTAACGTCCTGG CACCACCCTCGCTGCCCCTGTGTCTGTGGGATGGGGTCACAGATACAGGGGGGAGCGTTGCCCTGTCCTGCATGGTGGCTGAGGGGGTGCCCACTCCCGAGATGCGGTGGGATAAATTGGAACCAGAGGAAATCTCACTACCCATCAACATGGACG GCTCTGTCCAGATAGTCAACATCTCGTCCCAGAACTCTGGGCTGTACCGCTGCTCCGTCACCAACCTCCTGGGGACCCAGAACTGTTACGTCAACCTGTCTATCTACAGCC CTCCAGCCAGCTCCCCAGGGATCCTCCAGGGGGTGTTGTTGACCCTGTCCATGGCCCTGGTGCTGCTGGCCCTGCTGGTGCTGGTACTGTGGCTTCATCGCTCTGGCCAGAAGAGGAAGTGGACGGAGGGTAAGGAAGAGGAGTGTTATAACGAGATAAGGTACACTCCTTCTCTGATCAAACGCTCCTTTGTTTGA